Proteins from a genomic interval of Vreelandella profundi:
- a CDS encoding fatty acid--CoA ligase — translation MSTITPKILPATASAINPALMIGDLLDAGVRMAGDNQIVYQDQSRHDYGHFRERVHQLAHVLTAQGVKAGDVVAVLDWDSHRYLECFFAIPMIGAVLHTVNVRLAPEQILYTMEHAEDAFVIVHEEFMSLIEPLADKLPLVRGYLLCQETSQAINTTLPIVGEFESLLSEQPTDYAFASFDENAVATLFYTTGTTGNPKAVFFTHRQLVLHTLSEASAFQAPGFELLNRDKVYMPITPMFHVHAWGVPYTATLMGATQVYPGRYEPEMLVKLLVSEKVDFSHCVPTLLNMVVSAEAIASKQIDLTGWKVLVGGSALTQSLANKAWELGIDTRSAYGMSETCPMLTAGILPQDIAAADFATQLPWRCKAGLPIPLVKLQVVDANGEPLQQDGKSIGEVRVQSPWLTQAYFKEEARSAELWRDGWLHTGDVGSLDERGFLTISDRIKDVIKTGGEWLSSLELESYISQCPGIAEVAVIGIADDKWGERPAALAVAVDANNPPTVEAVQAFLEQFVTQGKLRRWAIPSMIRFVDQIPKTSVGKLDKKRIRSEV, via the coding sequence ATGTCCACGATCACACCAAAAATTTTACCGGCAACCGCGTCGGCCATCAATCCCGCGTTAATGATTGGTGACTTACTGGACGCGGGGGTTCGCATGGCCGGTGATAATCAAATCGTATATCAAGACCAAAGCCGCCACGACTACGGGCATTTTCGCGAGCGAGTCCATCAACTGGCCCACGTACTGACTGCGCAAGGCGTTAAAGCGGGAGATGTGGTGGCAGTGTTAGATTGGGATAGCCATCGTTATCTAGAGTGCTTTTTTGCGATTCCAATGATTGGCGCGGTGCTGCATACGGTCAACGTACGCCTGGCGCCGGAGCAAATTCTTTACACCATGGAGCATGCCGAAGACGCCTTTGTTATCGTGCATGAAGAGTTCATGTCGCTGATTGAGCCGCTGGCCGACAAGCTTCCCTTAGTGCGTGGCTACCTGCTTTGCCAAGAAACGTCACAGGCTATTAATACCACTCTTCCTATTGTTGGTGAGTTTGAATCTCTGTTAAGTGAGCAGCCCACTGACTATGCGTTTGCTAGTTTTGATGAAAACGCCGTGGCGACCTTGTTCTACACGACGGGCACCACGGGCAATCCAAAAGCGGTGTTTTTTACTCATCGCCAATTGGTATTACACACCTTAAGCGAGGCGAGTGCGTTCCAAGCGCCAGGTTTTGAGCTACTGAATCGAGACAAGGTGTATATGCCCATTACGCCCATGTTTCACGTGCATGCCTGGGGCGTGCCCTATACAGCTACGCTGATGGGGGCTACCCAGGTCTATCCGGGTCGCTACGAGCCAGAAATGCTGGTGAAACTGCTGGTTAGTGAAAAGGTCGATTTTTCACACTGTGTACCGACGCTATTAAATATGGTGGTCAGCGCTGAGGCGATTGCCTCAAAACAAATTGATCTCACCGGTTGGAAGGTGCTGGTGGGTGGCAGTGCGCTAACGCAATCGTTGGCAAACAAGGCCTGGGAACTTGGCATTGATACGCGCAGCGCCTATGGCATGTCGGAAACCTGCCCAATGCTGACCGCCGGGATTTTGCCCCAGGATATCGCCGCCGCCGATTTTGCGACCCAACTGCCCTGGCGCTGTAAAGCGGGGCTGCCGATTCCTTTGGTTAAGCTGCAGGTTGTAGATGCCAACGGTGAGCCGCTACAGCAAGATGGTAAAAGCATCGGTGAAGTGCGCGTCCAGTCGCCCTGGCTGACTCAGGCCTACTTTAAAGAAGAGGCGCGCAGTGCTGAGCTATGGCGCGATGGTTGGCTACACACCGGGGATGTAGGTTCACTCGATGAACGTGGCTTTCTAACCATTAGTGATCGCATCAAAGATGTTATTAAAACGGGCGGCGAGTGGCTCTCATCGCTAGAGCTTGAAAGTTATATCAGCCAGTGCCCAGGGATTGCCGAAGTGGCCGTGATCGGTATCGCCGATGACAAGTGGGGAGAGCGCCCGGCTGCATTAGCCGTAGCGGTCGACGCTAACAACCCGCCGACGGTGGAAGCTGTACAGGCATTTCTAGAGCAGTTTGTCACGCAGGGAAAGCTCAGACGCTGGGCTATTCCGAGCATGATCCGTTTCGTCGATCAAATACCCAAAACAAGTGTGGGTAAGCTGGATAAAAAACGTATTCGTAGCGAAGTCTAG
- a CDS encoding ATP-binding cassette domain-containing protein has protein sequence MALLRLEQLQLAYGTHVLLNRADLTVEKGERLALVGRNGTGKSTLLKLVAGDILPDDGSIWRAPGLKIGVLAQELPESSGLTIFDMVAQGLPEAGELLSEYDHLINDPDPDMDRMATLQTRLEAIDGWSYHQRIDTVLTRLGLPPEAQMSALSGGWRRRVALARALVAEPDLLLLDEPTNHLDLDTIAWLEEQLLSFNGAVLLITHDRAFLSKLATSILELDRGQLGRYPGKYVEYQARKQHELEVEARENAEFDKKLAQEEVWIRQGVKARRTRNEGRVRALEAMRNERSQRRERQGNANLTVDRGERTGKRIVELKGVTQRFGDDVVLRGMNLEILRGDRIGFLGRNGAGKTTLLKILLGELEPTEGSVQMGTNLKVAYFDQLRAGLELDKTVYDNVAQGSDRVSVGGKDRHVMSYLQDFLFTPERVRQPVKALSGGESNRLLLAKLFTQPANVLVLDEPTNDLDMETLELLEELLLDFDGTLLLVSHDRTFMDNVVTSMLAFEGEGVVREYVGGYTDWIRQGGKLPPAPWEGAARQRTEPTSEVAKKAPEATAAPAKKSVKLSYNLQRELDTLPADIERFESEVETLENAIGDPAFYQQDADAVAAKLQQLEAVQKQLETAMERWMELEAMAAGE, from the coding sequence GTGGCCCTGTTACGACTCGAACAGCTGCAACTCGCCTATGGCACCCATGTACTGCTCAATCGCGCCGATCTGACGGTTGAAAAAGGCGAACGGCTGGCGCTGGTCGGTCGCAACGGCACCGGCAAGTCCACCCTGCTAAAACTGGTAGCGGGCGATATTTTACCCGACGATGGCTCCATCTGGCGCGCCCCTGGTCTCAAAATCGGCGTGCTCGCCCAGGAGTTGCCGGAGTCATCCGGCCTCACTATTTTCGATATGGTCGCCCAAGGGTTGCCCGAAGCCGGTGAGCTGCTCTCTGAGTATGATCATCTTATCAATGATCCTGATCCTGATATGGACCGCATGGCCACGCTGCAAACGCGCCTGGAAGCCATTGACGGCTGGTCGTATCACCAGCGTATTGATACCGTATTAACCCGCTTAGGCTTACCGCCTGAGGCGCAAATGAGCGCGCTTTCCGGCGGCTGGCGGCGGCGCGTAGCGCTTGCCCGCGCGTTAGTCGCTGAGCCTGATTTGCTGCTGCTCGATGAGCCGACTAACCATCTGGACTTAGACACCATTGCCTGGCTAGAAGAGCAGCTGCTGTCGTTTAACGGCGCCGTGCTATTGATTACCCATGACCGGGCATTTTTATCTAAGCTGGCAACCAGTATTCTGGAGCTAGACCGTGGTCAGCTGGGTCGCTATCCCGGTAAGTACGTTGAGTATCAAGCCCGCAAGCAGCACGAGCTTGAAGTTGAAGCGCGTGAGAATGCCGAGTTTGATAAAAAGTTAGCGCAAGAGGAAGTCTGGATTCGTCAGGGCGTCAAAGCGCGGCGTACGCGTAATGAAGGCCGCGTGCGGGCCTTAGAAGCCATGCGCAATGAGCGCAGCCAGCGCCGTGAGCGCCAAGGCAATGCCAACTTGACGGTAGACCGCGGTGAGCGCACCGGTAAGCGTATCGTGGAACTGAAAGGCGTTACCCAGCGGTTTGGTGATGACGTTGTGCTGCGTGGCATGAATCTCGAAATACTGCGTGGCGACCGAATCGGCTTCTTAGGACGCAACGGGGCGGGTAAAACCACGCTGCTGAAAATACTGTTGGGCGAGCTTGAGCCCACCGAGGGCAGCGTTCAGATGGGTACCAATCTGAAGGTGGCTTATTTTGACCAGCTGCGCGCCGGGCTTGAACTAGACAAAACGGTCTACGATAACGTTGCTCAGGGCAGTGATCGGGTGAGCGTTGGCGGTAAAGATCGCCATGTCATGAGCTACCTGCAGGATTTCTTGTTCACGCCTGAGCGGGTACGCCAGCCGGTGAAAGCACTTTCCGGTGGTGAATCCAATCGGCTCCTGCTTGCCAAGCTATTTACCCAGCCTGCCAACGTATTAGTCCTCGATGAGCCCACCAACGACCTCGATATGGAAACGCTGGAGCTGCTTGAAGAGCTGCTGCTCGATTTCGATGGCACGCTGCTGCTGGTATCCCACGATCGTACCTTTATGGACAACGTCGTCACTAGCATGCTGGCTTTTGAAGGTGAGGGCGTGGTGCGTGAATATGTGGGCGGCTACACCGACTGGATTCGTCAGGGCGGTAAGCTACCGCCGGCGCCTTGGGAAGGGGCGGCACGTCAGCGTACTGAACCGACCTCAGAGGTGGCTAAAAAAGCACCTGAAGCCACGGCGGCACCTGCCAAAAAAAGCGTCAAGCTTTCTTACAATTTGCAGCGTGAGTTAGATACGCTGCCCGCTGATATTGAGCGTTTTGAGAGCGAGGTAGAAACGTTAGAGAACGCGATAGGTGACCCAGCGTTTTATCAGCAGGACGCCGACGCCGTCGCGGCTAAGTTGCAGCAGCTAGAAGCCGTGCAAAAGCAGTTAGAAACAGCGATGGAGCGTTGGATGGAGCTTGAGGCAATGGCCGCAGGGGAGTAG
- the slyA gene encoding transcriptional regulator SlyA, giving the protein MASSIGFRLSRLPHLWRSILDRRLAPLGLTQTRWVTLYHLWRLGEGHPQCDLARVIGVEAPSLVRTLGQLEEQGLVERRACDNDRRSKRIYLTPAAMPLLEKIDSVAKEARKEILQGLTDENLQQLDEWLILIESNGLAIQARDQDGSEENGLEENCPEKNNANVDCTQEEVLQDKPTS; this is encoded by the coding sequence ATGGCTTCATCTATTGGTTTTCGCCTTTCTCGTTTGCCACATCTATGGCGCTCAATCCTAGATCGGCGACTTGCCCCGCTGGGCTTAACGCAAACCCGCTGGGTAACGCTCTATCACCTGTGGCGCTTGGGTGAGGGGCATCCCCAGTGTGATCTTGCCCGGGTTATTGGCGTGGAGGCACCTTCACTGGTGCGCACGCTAGGCCAGCTTGAAGAACAAGGGTTAGTTGAGCGGCGTGCCTGCGACAATGATCGACGCAGCAAGCGTATCTATTTAACGCCTGCCGCTATGCCATTACTGGAAAAAATTGACAGCGTTGCTAAAGAAGCCCGCAAAGAGATATTGCAAGGCCTAACGGATGAAAACCTTCAGCAGCTAGATGAGTGGCTGATCCTGATTGAATCAAACGGACTGGCAATTCAAGCGCGCGATCAGGATGGCTCTGAAGAAAACGGTCTTGAAGAAAACTGCCCTGAAAAAAATAATGCTAATGTCGACTGCACTCAAGAAGAGGTTCTTCAAGACAAGCCCACGTCGTGA
- the fadB gene encoding fatty acid oxidation complex subunit alpha FadB, with protein MIYQGNAITVTRRDTPSGNDIAMLTFDLKDESVNKLSSAVVAELADAVKAIQAENSLKGLVIASGKDAFIVGADITEFHTLFDKGEEYLVEMNLKVHDIFNAIEDLPFPTVTAVNGLALGGGCEVLLTTDFRVMSETAKIGLPETKLGILPGWGGCVRLPRLIGADNAIEWIAGGTENRADAALKVGAVDAVVTAEQLEEAAFDILDRANTGELDYQARRLEKTSPLKLNPIEQMMAFETAKGFVAGKAGPHYPAPVESIKVIQKGAGEERGRAQAIEAKAFAKLALSSVAFNLVGLFLNDQVVKKKASRYEKQAQPVKQTAVLGAGIMGGGIAYQSASKGTPILMKDIKDDAIELGLKEARKLFAKQVERKKLTIEQMAEKLTNIRPTLSYGDFGNVDLVVEAVVENPKVKGAVLAEVEDAVSENTILTSNTSTISINRLAENLKRPENFCGMHFFNPVHRMPLVEVIRGEKTTDAAVAATVAYARAMGKTPIVVNDCPGFLVNRVLFPYFGGFSFLVEQGADFQHVDKVMEKFGWPMGPAYLLDVVGLDTAVHANDVMAEGFPDRMARDGKTAIQVMYDNDRLGQKNDKGFYAYEEDKKGKPKKVTDEAAYALIKEVVKEHKEFSDEDIIARMMVPLCLETVRCLEDGIVATPAEADMALIYGIGFPPFRGGALRYIDAMGVAAFVKLAEGLADELGPLYAPTDKLRQMAQSGELFYSSDKPANQA; from the coding sequence ATGATCTACCAAGGCAATGCCATCACGGTGACACGTCGTGACACCCCTAGCGGGAATGATATCGCAATGCTCACTTTCGATTTGAAGGATGAGTCCGTCAATAAGCTTTCTAGCGCTGTTGTCGCGGAGCTCGCTGACGCGGTGAAGGCTATTCAGGCTGAAAACAGCTTGAAAGGCTTAGTCATCGCTAGTGGTAAAGACGCATTTATCGTAGGCGCCGATATCACCGAGTTCCACACCCTTTTTGATAAAGGCGAAGAATACCTCGTCGAGATGAACCTTAAGGTTCACGATATTTTTAACGCGATTGAAGACCTGCCTTTCCCGACAGTCACGGCGGTCAACGGGCTGGCGCTTGGCGGCGGTTGTGAGGTTCTGCTGACCACCGATTTTCGTGTGATGAGTGAAACCGCCAAGATCGGCCTTCCAGAAACTAAGCTAGGTATACTGCCCGGGTGGGGAGGCTGCGTTCGTTTGCCTCGTTTGATCGGCGCAGACAATGCCATTGAGTGGATTGCAGGTGGCACCGAAAACCGCGCCGATGCGGCGCTTAAAGTAGGTGCTGTCGATGCGGTTGTCACTGCGGAACAGTTAGAAGAAGCGGCGTTCGACATTCTAGACCGTGCCAATACCGGCGAGCTGGATTACCAAGCACGCCGTCTGGAAAAAACCAGCCCGCTGAAGCTTAACCCCATTGAGCAGATGATGGCGTTTGAAACCGCTAAGGGCTTTGTTGCCGGAAAAGCCGGGCCGCATTATCCCGCGCCGGTTGAATCCATCAAAGTCATTCAGAAAGGGGCGGGTGAAGAGCGTGGCCGTGCCCAGGCAATTGAAGCCAAAGCGTTCGCCAAGCTTGCACTGAGCAGCGTGGCGTTCAACTTGGTAGGCCTATTTCTTAATGACCAAGTGGTTAAAAAGAAAGCCAGCCGTTATGAGAAACAGGCACAGCCGGTGAAACAAACGGCGGTGCTGGGTGCCGGCATTATGGGCGGCGGTATCGCTTATCAGAGCGCGTCTAAAGGCACGCCCATCCTGATGAAAGACATCAAGGATGACGCGATTGAGCTAGGCCTGAAAGAAGCGCGCAAGCTATTTGCCAAGCAGGTCGAGCGTAAAAAGCTAACGATTGAGCAGATGGCGGAGAAACTGACCAATATTCGACCAACGCTCTCCTATGGTGATTTTGGGAACGTTGATCTCGTTGTCGAAGCGGTGGTTGAAAACCCCAAGGTAAAAGGCGCGGTGCTAGCTGAAGTTGAAGATGCGGTGAGCGAAAACACCATTCTGACTTCTAATACATCAACGATTTCGATTAATCGACTGGCAGAGAATCTTAAGCGTCCAGAAAACTTCTGCGGTATGCACTTTTTTAACCCCGTTCACCGCATGCCGCTGGTGGAAGTGATTCGTGGTGAAAAGACGACTGATGCCGCCGTGGCAGCCACCGTGGCCTATGCGCGCGCGATGGGAAAAACGCCGATTGTGGTTAACGACTGCCCCGGTTTCTTAGTTAATCGCGTGCTGTTTCCGTATTTCGGCGGCTTTAGTTTTCTGGTCGAGCAGGGCGCTGACTTCCAGCACGTTGATAAAGTGATGGAGAAGTTCGGTTGGCCTATGGGTCCGGCTTATTTGCTTGACGTGGTGGGCTTAGACACCGCCGTACACGCCAATGACGTCATGGCCGAAGGCTTCCCTGATCGCATGGCGCGTGATGGCAAAACCGCTATCCAGGTCATGTATGACAATGACCGCCTGGGTCAAAAGAACGACAAAGGTTTTTACGCTTACGAGGAAGACAAAAAAGGTAAGCCTAAGAAAGTAACCGATGAAGCCGCTTACGCGCTGATTAAAGAGGTGGTGAAAGAGCATAAGGAATTTTCTGACGAAGACATCATTGCGCGCATGATGGTGCCGCTGTGCTTGGAAACCGTACGCTGTTTGGAAGATGGCATTGTCGCGACGCCAGCGGAAGCCGATATGGCGCTGATTTATGGCATCGGCTTCCCACCGTTCCGCGGTGGCGCGCTGCGCTACATTGACGCCATGGGCGTGGCAGCGTTCGTCAAATTGGCAGAAGGCTTGGCTGACGAGCTGGGGCCGCTGTACGCGCCCACCGACAAGCTGCGTCAGATGGCGCAAAGCGGCGAATTATTCTATTCCAGCGATAAGCCGGCCAACCAAGCCTAA
- a CDS encoding universal stress protein, with the protein MSYHHILVAVDLTKDSHKILERAVVIAERNDRAKISIMHTLEPLGFAYGGDIPMDLTSIQDQLDEHAKKRLAEIAAPHVPEPHQHVVVGMPDTEIHRFAEDHDVDLIVVGSHGRHGFALLLGSTSTGVLHGAQCDVLAVRVGKKGEKTDE; encoded by the coding sequence ATGAGCTATCACCACATTTTAGTTGCCGTTGACCTAACCAAAGACTCGCACAAAATTCTTGAGCGCGCCGTCGTCATTGCCGAGCGTAATGACCGAGCTAAAATATCCATCATGCACACGCTTGAACCGCTTGGTTTTGCCTATGGCGGCGATATCCCGATGGACCTTACCAGCATTCAAGACCAGCTGGATGAGCATGCTAAAAAGCGCTTGGCTGAAATTGCCGCTCCGCACGTGCCTGAACCCCATCAGCATGTGGTAGTGGGTATGCCCGACACCGAGATTCATCGCTTTGCCGAAGACCATGACGTGGATTTGATTGTCGTAGGCTCCCACGGCCGCCATGGCTTTGCCCTGCTGCTGGGCTCAACCTCAACCGGTGTACTTCATGGCGCCCAGTGCGATGTCTTAGCCGTTCGCGTCGGCAAGAAAGGTGAGAAAACCGACGAGTAA
- a CDS encoding preprotein translocase subunit YajC, which translates to MEWLIIVGIAMFVIAPVMWLKPSPRQKRHALLRSQIARQGVTIKMEKPPLHHFKGTMPAYRWHYPQDDSGPDFLLVRDSNASEALAPFHAGWRWRVAPLRPLPDSATAPLKTLLERLPLDALVVQSTEYTLTLWWWESQTAERFATYLPEFEQLRDALRGYADRPITRPLGFKQQPGNREAKPHDVGLS; encoded by the coding sequence ATGGAATGGTTAATTATTGTCGGTATTGCGATGTTTGTCATTGCGCCCGTGATGTGGTTAAAGCCGAGCCCGCGGCAAAAGCGCCACGCGCTGCTTCGCTCGCAGATCGCCCGTCAAGGCGTGACTATTAAGATGGAAAAGCCTCCACTTCATCATTTTAAAGGCACGATGCCTGCTTATCGCTGGCACTATCCACAAGACGACTCCGGGCCGGATTTTCTGCTTGTAAGAGATAGCAATGCCAGCGAGGCATTAGCGCCTTTCCATGCCGGTTGGCGCTGGCGAGTGGCGCCACTGCGCCCATTGCCCGACAGCGCTACGGCGCCTTTAAAAACATTGCTGGAACGCCTGCCACTGGATGCGCTAGTGGTGCAATCTACCGAATATACGTTGACGCTATGGTGGTGGGAGTCGCAAACGGCGGAACGATTTGCGACCTACTTGCCAGAGTTCGAGCAATTAAGAGATGCGCTGCGTGGCTATGCAGATCGGCCCATTACCAGGCCGCTCGGTTTTAAACAGCAGCCTGGCAACAGAGAGGCGAAGCCTCACGACGTGGGCTTGTCTTGA
- a CDS encoding DUF5924 family protein, protein MGTLLTPSRIASAQRRIESIVVRIKPWSWLWPPMAFAAGLGSFFLVDRQQWLGAALALGLLFAWTLLLSEGLISRWLSHRGHPTPPRGVATFIAQMIHQETLFFTLPFILVTTVWNSGQTLFAILVGGMSLLSIIDPLYFKVAERWRSLYFMFHALCVFLVLLVTLPIMVHLTTGQSLLLALSITIVVALPSFWHLLKRRSLKRWCLFFALTLILVYGAWIGRIWVPPASLWMTSSALSPSFNIEQRLPQGSITLTPQAISENGLYVYTAIRAPRGLSETITHAWHHNGQPMDVVKLNISGGREEGYRAWSHKQNFPDDPTGDWRVDIMTDSGQRLGLIRFEVSEDSQIASKADAQIRPSGLSGLRLGHFVPGSSNNTEDE, encoded by the coding sequence ATGGGCACACTGCTCACGCCTTCTCGCATTGCCTCGGCTCAGCGGCGTATTGAAAGTATTGTCGTACGCATAAAGCCTTGGAGCTGGTTATGGCCGCCGATGGCCTTTGCCGCAGGCCTGGGAAGCTTTTTTCTAGTAGATCGTCAGCAGTGGCTAGGCGCGGCGTTGGCGCTTGGGCTACTGTTCGCCTGGACATTGCTATTATCAGAAGGGTTAATCAGTCGCTGGCTATCTCACCGAGGCCACCCCACGCCGCCTCGGGGCGTGGCCACGTTTATTGCACAGATGATTCACCAAGAAACGCTTTTCTTTACGCTGCCGTTTATTTTAGTCACAACGGTTTGGAATAGTGGGCAAACGCTCTTTGCGATATTGGTTGGCGGCATGTCCTTGTTGTCTATCATCGATCCGCTATATTTCAAAGTAGCCGAACGCTGGCGCAGCCTCTACTTTATGTTTCATGCCCTGTGCGTGTTTCTAGTGTTGCTGGTCACACTGCCTATCATGGTACATCTGACCACCGGTCAGAGCTTGCTGCTAGCACTTAGCATTACTATTGTGGTGGCGCTGCCTAGTTTTTGGCATTTATTAAAGCGGCGTTCGCTGAAACGCTGGTGCCTGTTTTTTGCACTAACGTTAATACTCGTCTATGGCGCTTGGATAGGCCGCATATGGGTACCGCCTGCCAGTTTATGGATGACCAGCAGTGCACTGTCGCCCTCGTTCAATATTGAACAGCGGCTACCTCAAGGTTCAATAACGCTAACGCCGCAGGCGATTAGTGAAAACGGACTTTATGTTTATACGGCCATACGCGCGCCAAGGGGATTAAGTGAAACCATTACCCATGCTTGGCATCATAATGGTCAGCCCATGGACGTGGTGAAACTAAACATTAGCGGTGGGCGCGAAGAGGGGTATCGTGCTTGGAGTCATAAGCAAAACTTCCCCGATGACCCCACTGGCGATTGGCGCGTCGATATTATGACAGACAGCGGGCAGCGCCTTGGCTTGATACGTTTTGAAGTCTCAGAGGACAGCCAAATCGCCTCTAAAGCCGATGCACAAATACGCCCCAGCGGTCTAAGTGGATTGCGTCTGGGACATTTCGTGCCCGGCAGTTCTAACAATACCGAGGATGAATAA
- a CDS encoding AraC family transcriptional regulator: protein MTVTVSMHFVNELFKGLPVTATPPTRYLERAGISPFLLAAPHGRVTVEQFAELYRLLVNELDDETPGFFARPLRGGTLKLLCLTMLDAPNLQVALHRYTQFFRILLDDFGYVFTLEGDLARMALVEHAPLAGSRTLIHELMLKLFHGIASWMIARKIPPILMECAYALPPHSADYLYFYPGTVRFEKPQTAIYIDRAWLDHPIRQTKKHLGAFLKRAPADWFYVSFADRLLAHRVREHLSRDLVNAGTVHSVAGALNMSARTLARHLKQEGTHFQAVKDEYRRDYAVQALTCSQKPLISIAEALSFEDLACFSRAFKTWTGNSPAAYRKARTAGNLH from the coding sequence GTGACGGTTACCGTCTCGATGCATTTTGTAAATGAGCTATTTAAAGGCTTACCAGTGACCGCAACGCCACCCACTCGCTATCTTGAACGGGCTGGGATCTCGCCCTTTTTACTCGCCGCGCCTCACGGTCGAGTAACGGTTGAGCAGTTTGCCGAGCTATACCGTTTGTTGGTAAATGAATTAGACGATGAAACGCCCGGCTTTTTTGCCCGCCCGCTGCGCGGTGGCACGTTAAAGCTACTGTGTTTAACGATGCTGGACGCACCTAATCTGCAGGTGGCGCTGCATCGCTACACGCAGTTCTTCCGCATTTTGCTTGATGACTTTGGCTACGTGTTTACGCTGGAAGGAGATCTAGCCCGCATGGCTCTGGTAGAGCATGCGCCCTTGGCGGGGAGCAGAACCTTAATTCATGAGCTGATGCTCAAGCTCTTTCACGGCATCGCATCATGGATGATTGCACGTAAAATACCGCCGATTTTAATGGAGTGTGCCTACGCCCTGCCGCCACACAGCGCTGACTATTTGTACTTTTATCCTGGCACTGTTCGCTTTGAGAAGCCTCAGACCGCGATTTATATTGATCGGGCTTGGCTTGATCATCCTATACGTCAAACCAAAAAACATCTGGGCGCCTTTTTAAAGCGCGCCCCGGCGGATTGGTTTTACGTCTCATTTGCGGATCGCCTGCTGGCGCATCGTGTGCGGGAACACCTTTCACGTGATCTCGTCAATGCAGGCACGGTGCACAGCGTCGCCGGAGCACTGAATATGTCAGCGCGCACATTAGCTCGGCATTTAAAACAGGAAGGCACTCACTTTCAGGCCGTTAAAGATGAGTATCGGCGCGATTACGCCGTTCAGGCGCTTACCTGCAGTCAAAAGCCGCTCATCAGTATTGCCGAAGCATTAAGCTTTGAAGACTTGGCCTGCTTTAGCCGCGCGTTTAAAACCTGGACAGGCAATTCGCCCGCCGCGTACCGTAAAGCTCGCACGGCGGGCAACCTTCACTGA
- the bktB gene encoding beta-ketothiolase BktB, with product MRLDDVVILAGVRTAIGGFGGSLSSMAPSELGAITAREALRRSGVEGTDIDHSVFGHIITTGPQDAYLARHIALDAGVPKEASAFNVNRLCGSGVQAVVSAAQQIVLGDSRLALAGGAESMSRGAYLLPPQARNGVRMGDMGIQDLTLGILSDPFGSGHMGCTAENIAKQYGFTREQLDQFALESHQKASRAIAEGRFDAQIVPIEISQGKQTVRFCQDEHVREGLQLGDLARLKPAFQKDGVVTAGNASGINDGAATLVLAHSDEATRRGLVPRARLRVATMAGVEPSLMGLGPIPAVKRCLQQASLSIHDIDVIESNEAFAAQAMAVAQTLGFPLEKLNPNGGAVALGHPVGATGAILILKTLYELERISGRYGLITLCIGGGQGIALLIERC from the coding sequence ATGCGGCTGGATGATGTCGTGATCTTAGCGGGTGTGCGCACCGCTATTGGCGGTTTTGGCGGGTCTCTCTCCAGCATGGCGCCATCTGAACTAGGGGCGATAACCGCTAGAGAGGCATTGCGGCGCTCTGGTGTTGAGGGGACAGATATTGATCATTCTGTTTTCGGCCACATCATTACCACAGGCCCTCAAGACGCCTATTTAGCGCGGCATATTGCGCTGGATGCTGGTGTACCCAAAGAAGCCAGCGCCTTCAACGTTAACCGGCTGTGTGGGTCGGGTGTTCAGGCCGTGGTGTCTGCCGCGCAGCAGATCGTTTTAGGCGATAGTCGTTTGGCGTTAGCGGGAGGTGCTGAATCCATGTCTCGCGGGGCCTATTTGCTACCGCCTCAAGCGCGCAACGGTGTGCGTATGGGCGATATGGGCATCCAGGACTTAACCTTAGGCATACTTAGCGATCCTTTTGGTAGCGGCCATATGGGATGCACCGCAGAAAACATTGCTAAACAGTATGGGTTTACCCGTGAGCAGCTGGATCAATTTGCTCTTGAAAGCCACCAAAAGGCGTCTCGAGCAATAGCGGAAGGCCGCTTTGATGCGCAAATTGTACCGATAGAAATAAGCCAAGGTAAGCAGACGGTGCGTTTCTGTCAGGATGAACACGTACGCGAAGGTCTCCAACTAGGCGATTTAGCGCGGCTGAAGCCTGCCTTTCAAAAGGACGGTGTGGTAACCGCAGGCAATGCGTCGGGCATTAATGACGGCGCGGCAACGCTTGTCCTTGCTCACAGTGATGAAGCGACGCGGCGCGGGCTGGTGCCCCGGGCACGCCTACGGGTAGCCACGATGGCGGGTGTTGAGCCCTCGCTTATGGGCTTAGGGCCGATTCCCGCAGTAAAGCGCTGCCTGCAGCAGGCAAGTCTTAGCATTCATGATATTGATGTGATTGAATCAAACGAGGCATTTGCTGCTCAAGCAATGGCGGTGGCGCAGACGCTGGGCTTTCCACTGGAAAAACTCAACCCTAACGGTGGGGCGGTTGCGCTAGGCCATCCGGTGGGTGCGACGGGGGCTATTTTGATCCTCAAAACGCTGTATGAGTTAGAGCGTATTAGCGGTCGCTATGGCTTGATTACGCTGTGTATTGGCGGCGGTCAAGGCATCGCGCTGCTAATTGAGCGCTGCTAA